From the genome of Gracilibacillus salitolerans, one region includes:
- a CDS encoding acylphosphatase codes for MQDQNTSWLPYLSSEIVTDARGSELDAYVIALEGWRRGLELRWHVKDSEKFKDMKTWATEKPGKLFSLTLGDKTHYFFKTRGDKVSNEAVTIGADKETTKKHVLQNKLKTPLSMTFSKDSSIEEINEYVENIGYPVVVKPVDGSFGKHVYTNINTMRELQNAINKVARELDDDILVEQFIQGEDYRIYVVDDAVAGAIKRIPANIVGNGINSIKQLIDQKNEERKNNPRLISCPIKVNQELVDYVLDQGYTFDEIPAEGQQIFLTNKSNISLGGDPVDVLDELDDSIRLAAVDALKAIPDLPHGAVDIIVQQDGEQRTPYVLEINPTAQIGSLIFPMKGQARDVPAAIIDYYFPETKGEEKQTSLYFDLGDMLEPLISKVATVTKVSKPPIGKVYGRKFIVSGDVQGIDYHRGLRKQAFERRISGFISKLHDGRIEIVVISNSEEMLEEFKESIKEDPERSTVEDILEEIWDEPVKIGFEIKADYKTQLEYLKELNDEMNQVKKELKQLEGQYNTYQKSMSWRITAPFRRVSDVIKLFYRLLNRRAS; via the coding sequence ATGCAAGATCAGAATACAAGTTGGCTTCCATATCTATCAAGTGAAATTGTTACCGATGCAAGAGGATCGGAATTAGATGCATATGTCATTGCGCTTGAAGGTTGGAGAAGAGGTCTAGAATTAAGGTGGCATGTAAAAGATTCGGAAAAATTTAAAGATATGAAAACCTGGGCAACAGAAAAGCCAGGTAAGTTATTCTCTCTTACTTTAGGGGATAAAACCCATTACTTTTTTAAGACTAGAGGAGATAAGGTTAGTAATGAAGCAGTCACGATAGGGGCAGATAAAGAAACAACTAAAAAGCACGTGCTACAAAACAAACTCAAAACCCCTTTAAGTATGACATTCTCTAAGGATAGTTCGATTGAAGAAATAAATGAATATGTTGAAAATATTGGCTATCCAGTTGTAGTAAAGCCAGTTGATGGCAGCTTTGGGAAGCATGTTTACACGAATATTAATACTATGAGAGAACTGCAGAATGCTATCAATAAAGTAGCACGCGAGTTAGATGACGATATACTTGTGGAACAATTTATTCAAGGTGAAGACTATCGAATTTATGTAGTGGATGATGCCGTTGCAGGTGCAATTAAACGAATCCCGGCAAATATTGTCGGCAATGGTATCAACTCGATTAAACAGTTAATAGATCAGAAAAATGAAGAACGCAAAAACAATCCACGTTTAATCAGTTGCCCTATCAAGGTTAATCAGGAATTGGTTGATTACGTATTAGACCAAGGCTATACTTTTGATGAAATCCCAGCAGAAGGTCAACAAATTTTTCTAACGAATAAGTCAAATATATCACTTGGTGGAGATCCGGTTGATGTATTAGACGAATTAGATGATAGTATAAGACTAGCAGCTGTAGATGCACTGAAGGCTATTCCAGACTTACCTCACGGAGCGGTTGATATTATTGTGCAACAAGATGGTGAACAGCGCACTCCATACGTATTAGAAATTAATCCTACTGCTCAAATAGGGTCTCTTATCTTCCCTATGAAAGGACAAGCCAGAGATGTACCCGCAGCTATTATCGACTACTATTTCCCTGAAACAAAAGGTGAGGAGAAACAAACAAGTCTCTATTTTGATTTAGGTGATATGCTAGAACCTCTTATTTCAAAGGTAGCCACTGTTACCAAAGTGTCCAAACCGCCAATAGGGAAAGTTTACGGTCGAAAATTTATTGTCTCAGGTGATGTACAGGGTATCGATTATCACAGGGGGTTAAGAAAACAAGCATTTGAAAGAAGAATTAGTGGTTTTATTAGCAAATTACATGACGGACGAATTGAAATAGTCGTTATTAGTAATAGTGAAGAGATGTTGGAAGAGTTCAAAGAATCCATAAAGGAAGACCCGGAGAGATCAACTGTAGAGGATATTCTAGAAGAAATTTGGGATGAGCCTGTTAAAATAGGCTTTGAAATAAAGGCAGATTATAAGACACAGCTTGAATATTTAAAAGAATTAAATGACGAAATGAATCAGGTAAAAAAAGAATTAAAGCAACTAGAAGGACAGTATAATACGTATCAAAAAAGTATGTCATGGCGAATTACGGCACCATTCAGAAGAGTTTCTGATGTCATAAAATTGTTTTATCGCCTGTTGAATCGCCGTGCAAGCTAG
- a CDS encoding ATP-binding protein encodes MLDFDKRREISGQVIKHIDNSLPSLASAILNGYSIALEGWRRGLHLAMKLSYEREEDSRIFWFTLSDEEGTSFDFNSAAPSIMTDEARTNCKNKELTKKPLKEKGVPHAEGSFFQSDSSNEAMIKYANQLGYPVVVKPNDGYGGKGITTDIQNDQQLIKALDEIKEIAANSKIIIEKCFTGYDYRVYVIEDEVIASVQRVPANVTGDGESTLKELIDAKNKIRIKNNGPSNKKKIGIDEELKNTLEEKQLRLDTILPKGELVFLKKKANVSSGGESIDVTDELSVEYKQIAINAVKAIEGLHLGAVDLLIDEDKGTAIVLEINTKPGLDIQMYPTFGQARDIPAKIIDYLFPDTINYDRKSSRRMYFDFNSVYSMCYKRTIFEKVEVPDIPHNIILKRYFITVPKKFQKKFPRAVQRIAHRYRISGSLKRQPDKMTLIMAGSSDNVQTMIDLVKDILDGYNEPHTISEQSRTRPVRQGFDII; translated from the coding sequence ATGTTAGATTTTGATAAAAGAAGAGAGATCTCAGGACAAGTTATAAAACATATAGATAACTCCTTACCAAGTTTAGCTAGTGCAATTTTAAATGGTTATTCTATTGCATTAGAAGGATGGAGAAGAGGTTTGCATTTAGCAATGAAACTGTCATATGAACGGGAAGAAGATTCTCGAATCTTTTGGTTTACTTTAAGTGATGAAGAAGGTACATCCTTTGATTTTAATTCAGCCGCCCCGAGTATTATGACAGATGAAGCAAGAACGAATTGTAAGAATAAAGAATTAACCAAAAAGCCATTGAAAGAGAAAGGTGTACCACATGCTGAAGGATCATTTTTCCAATCTGATAGTTCTAATGAAGCAATGATTAAGTATGCAAATCAACTTGGTTATCCTGTAGTGGTCAAACCCAATGATGGATATGGTGGAAAAGGAATTACAACGGATATTCAAAATGATCAACAATTGATAAAGGCACTAGATGAAATAAAAGAGATAGCAGCTAACTCTAAAATAATTATCGAGAAATGTTTTACAGGATACGATTATAGAGTGTACGTTATTGAAGATGAAGTAATTGCAAGTGTGCAAAGAGTGCCAGCGAATGTTACAGGTGATGGAGAGAGTACCCTAAAAGAATTGATAGATGCCAAGAATAAAATACGTATCAAAAATAATGGCCCCTCTAATAAAAAGAAAATTGGGATAGATGAAGAATTAAAAAATACACTTGAAGAAAAACAATTGAGATTAGACACCATTTTACCAAAAGGTGAACTAGTATTTTTAAAAAAGAAAGCTAACGTATCCTCAGGCGGAGAATCAATTGATGTTACAGATGAATTAAGTGTGGAATATAAACAAATAGCTATAAATGCAGTAAAGGCAATAGAAGGCTTGCATTTAGGCGCAGTGGATTTATTAATAGATGAAGATAAGGGTACAGCAATTGTATTAGAGATTAATACGAAACCAGGATTAGATATTCAAATGTATCCTACATTTGGACAAGCAAGGGATATACCAGCCAAGATAATTGATTATCTTTTCCCTGATACGATTAATTATGACAGGAAGAGCAGCAGACGTATGTACTTTGATTTTAACAGTGTTTATTCCATGTGTTATAAGAGAACAATCTTCGAAAAAGTTGAGGTACCAGATATACCACATAACATTATTTTAAAAAGATATTTTATTACTGTCCCTAAAAAGTTTCAAAAGAAGTTTCCGCGTGCTGTTCAGAGAATCGCCCATAGATATAGAATAAGCGGATCGCTCAAAAGGCAACCGGATAAAATGACTTTAATAATGGCTGGGTCCTCAGATAACGTACAAACAATGATAGATTTAGTGAAAGATATATTAGACGGTTATAATGAACCACATACAATAAGTGAACAATCAAGAACTAGACCTGTTCGACAAGGTTTTGATATCATATAG
- a CDS encoding acylphosphatase, producing MNSNQVISLPHLTNEIVRGARKTKLCAYAVALEGWRRGLKLKWYTIDSGKFDEMITFGVNPPGRLFSLSSETETHYFFRTRGDKVSNEAVDIGSDKNETKQWLKKAGVPVPAGDEFHAEAGEAEILAFAEQVGYPLVLKPTNGSLGNGVITNIKSPEELKKAVNYVRNTLGYEDLIVEQYMPGEEYRVYVVEDRVVAAYNRLPANIIGDGEHTIEELIQLKNEQRRKNARLFSCLIDIDQETLEFIGNTGYQLDSIPKKDEKILLKEKTNVSAGGDPVDVTDEIPEEFKEIAINAVKEIPGLYHGGVDIIVDLNKPINQAAVVIELNPTAQIGGILFPMRGRARDIPSAIVDYYFPKTKDIKTDREKVYFDFNTVLSPLQNRSGEEVEVAPALIGEIYQKRYVVTGKVNQIRYHRYIKNKALEQHLSGYITTLMDGEIEVIVAGTDKRVVNQFKQIITDVQEFAEIKKIIEETFDQPVRIGFEISEELESSSIKNINTVIKRYEKELHKMRKDKRRLEKENIKIKLSRSWRFTGPLRLIKVLLKPRES from the coding sequence ATGAATAGTAATCAAGTTATTTCATTACCGCATCTTACAAATGAAATTGTAAGGGGAGCTCGTAAAACGAAGTTATGTGCTTATGCAGTAGCGCTTGAAGGTTGGAGAAGAGGACTAAAATTAAAATGGTATACGATAGATTCAGGTAAATTTGACGAGATGATCACTTTTGGTGTCAACCCACCTGGTCGCTTGTTTTCTTTAAGTTCTGAGACAGAAACTCATTATTTCTTTAGAACTAGAGGGGACAAAGTTAGTAATGAAGCAGTAGATATCGGATCTGATAAAAATGAAACGAAACAATGGTTAAAAAAAGCGGGAGTACCTGTTCCAGCTGGTGATGAATTTCATGCTGAAGCAGGAGAAGCTGAAATATTAGCATTTGCTGAACAAGTAGGTTATCCTCTTGTCTTAAAGCCAACTAACGGAAGTCTCGGAAATGGTGTAATAACAAATATTAAGTCTCCAGAAGAGTTAAAAAAGGCAGTTAATTATGTGAGAAATACACTTGGATATGAAGATTTGATTGTGGAGCAATACATGCCGGGTGAAGAATATCGTGTTTACGTTGTCGAAGATAGAGTGGTGGCAGCATATAATCGTTTACCGGCTAATATCATTGGTGATGGTGAACATACCATTGAAGAATTGATTCAGTTGAAGAATGAACAACGGAGAAAAAACGCGCGGTTATTCAGTTGTCTTATTGATATTGATCAGGAAACGCTGGAATTTATCGGAAATACAGGTTATCAACTTGACAGCATTCCAAAAAAAGACGAAAAAATTCTATTAAAGGAAAAAACAAACGTATCAGCCGGAGGGGATCCGGTTGATGTTACGGATGAAATTCCAGAAGAATTTAAAGAAATAGCGATTAATGCGGTGAAAGAAATACCTGGATTATATCATGGCGGTGTTGATATCATTGTTGACTTAAATAAGCCGATCAATCAAGCTGCTGTAGTGATTGAATTAAATCCAACTGCGCAAATAGGCGGTATATTATTTCCGATGAGAGGGAGAGCAAGAGATATTCCTTCAGCAATTGTTGATTATTATTTTCCGAAAACAAAAGATATAAAAACGGATCGTGAAAAAGTTTATTTTGATTTTAATACGGTATTAAGTCCTTTGCAGAACAGATCTGGAGAAGAAGTGGAAGTTGCGCCGGCATTGATAGGCGAGATCTATCAAAAACGTTATGTTGTAACAGGAAAAGTTAATCAAATTAGATACCATCGATATATAAAAAATAAAGCTTTAGAGCAACACCTTAGTGGTTATATTACAACATTGATGGACGGTGAAATTGAAGTAATTGTTGCAGGTACCGATAAACGTGTTGTCAATCAATTTAAACAAATCATTACGGATGTTCAAGAATTTGCAGAAATCAAAAAAATAATAGAAGAAACCTTTGATCAACCAGTTCGTATCGGATTTGAAATTAGTGAAGAGCTGGAATCAAGCAGTATAAAAAATATTAATACAGTTATAAAAAGGTACGAAAAAGAATTACACAAAATGCGAAAAGATAAGCGTCGACTTGAAAAAGAGAATATCAAAATAAAATTGAGTCGTTCTTGGAGATTTACAGGACCGCTAAGGTTGATTAAAGTTTTATTAAAACCTAGAGAATCGTAA
- a CDS encoding peptidoglycan-binding protein has protein sequence MLIVVLFAMLLSVTSISANEVTYKEGDSDEQIIEMKEKLNAIGFSGIQETSYFGSYTAKKVKEFQNYYGLDATGKANSSTLNKINEVYNSPYQEGKSHNNLSDIKRKLNTMGYGTIKVTNYFGSFTTKKVKEFQSDHGLVVNGIIDEVTLAKINSQSSPPYRQGDRHTAIADFKRDLNRIGFNGIKVTTYFGSYTTTKVKEFQQYYGLKADGIVGESTLDKMEEILNSPYQEGKSHNNLSDIKKKLNALGYGKIIVTDYFGSFTTKKVKEFQRDHGLAVNGLIDEVTLTEINSQASPPYQQGDRHTTIADFKRDLNRIGFNGILVTTYFGSYTTTKVKEFQQYYGLKADGVVGESTLDKMDEVVNSPYREGKSHNNLSDIKKKLNALGYGKIIVTDYFGSFTTKKVKEFQRDHGLVVNGIIDEVTLAEINSQASPPYREGDRHTVIADFKRDLNKVGFGQIMVTTYFGSFTTKKVKEFQQYYGLKTDGVVGQSTLDKIKEVANSPYQEGKSHSNLSNIKENLNHIGYGTIQVTNYFGSFTTKKVKAFQRDHGLVVNGIIDEVTLAKINSQASPPYREGDRHPDIALMKRNLNLLGFDGILESDYFGSFTKKRLIEFQKKYGLTANGVADQTTLNKLNDLVQSLVTYTNYDKTFSSFVDSLMTKTPKANGTGTVAAGRNLVEYYANPSNFPSDTNAYLQFLLLSQSANINVKEINEKVLQGKGTLAGTAEAFAEAGRRYNLNEVYLIAHSLHETGNGSSTLAQGQKYNGETVYNMFGTAAYDGSANSSGAKYAYEQGWFSPKEAIIGGAKFIAERFVKNGQDTLYKMKWNPGSTGPGHYATHVSWAIHQTSRMANILNSISTFNYVYEVPQFRDQPGYSGANPPHNLIEYPSGIKGTTTDRVNFRAQPNTNNGTKVYETLDNNQTIDIIGKDGYGWYRAKVNGRSGWVHGDYVTVKNLIEVTASGLNVRTSPNGSLVGQVNRGQHLVGILDSNARLITDNEWYHIKYNGANRWVSSGSSGQYLKIIK, from the coding sequence ATGTTGATAGTAGTTCTTTTTGCTATGTTACTTTCAGTAACATCTATTTCTGCAAATGAAGTCACTTATAAAGAAGGTGACAGCGATGAACAGATCATAGAAATGAAAGAAAAGTTAAACGCAATTGGGTTTAGTGGTATTCAGGAAACGAGCTATTTTGGTTCTTATACTGCCAAAAAAGTAAAAGAATTTCAAAATTATTACGGGCTGGATGCAACTGGCAAAGCAAATTCGTCCACATTAAATAAAATCAACGAAGTTTATAACAGTCCTTATCAAGAAGGAAAAAGTCACAACAATTTGTCAGATATTAAGCGTAAATTAAACACAATGGGCTACGGCACAATCAAGGTAACTAATTACTTTGGCTCTTTCACTACGAAAAAGGTAAAAGAATTCCAAAGTGATCATGGTTTAGTAGTCAATGGGATTATTGATGAAGTAACTTTGGCTAAAATTAATAGTCAATCCTCTCCACCATATCGTCAAGGAGATCGTCACACGGCTATTGCCGACTTCAAGAGGGATTTAAATCGAATTGGATTTAATGGTATTAAGGTGACCACGTATTTTGGAAGCTATACTACGACAAAGGTAAAAGAATTCCAGCAATACTACGGTTTAAAAGCGGATGGTATTGTAGGTGAATCCACTTTGGATAAGATGGAAGAAATATTAAATAGTCCTTATCAAGAAGGAAAAAGTCACAACAATTTGTCAGATATTAAGAAAAAATTAAATGCCTTAGGCTACGGAAAAATCATAGTAACAGATTACTTTGGTTCATTTACTACGAAAAAAGTAAAAGAATTCCAAAGAGATCATGGTTTGGCAGTTAACGGCCTTATCGATGAAGTGACTTTAACAGAGATCAATAGCCAAGCATCTCCACCATATCAACAGGGAGATCGCCACACAACTATCGCTGACTTCAAGAGAGACTTAAACCGAATTGGATTTAACGGAATTCTGGTAACCACGTATTTTGGAAGCTATACCACGACAAAGGTAAAAGAATTCCAACAATATTACGGTTTAAAAGCGGACGGTGTTGTAGGTGAATCCACACTGGATAAGATGGACGAAGTAGTAAATAGTCCTTATCGAGAAGGAAAAAGCCATAACAATTTGTCAGATATCAAGAAAAAGCTAAATGCCCTAGGCTACGGAAAAATCATAGTAACAGATTACTTTGGTTCATTTACAACGAAAAAGGTAAAAGAATTCCAAAGAGATCATGGTTTGGTAGTCAATGGTATTATCGATGAAGTGACGTTAGCCGAGATTAATAGTCAAGCATCTCCACCATACCGTGAAGGAGATCGCCATACAGTTATTGCTGACTTCAAGAGGGACTTAAACAAAGTTGGATTTGGTCAAATTATGGTGACCACATATTTTGGAAGCTTTACAACGAAAAAGGTAAAAGAATTCCAGCAATACTATGGTTTAAAAACGGATGGTGTTGTAGGCCAATCTACATTGGATAAGATCAAGGAAGTGGCGAATAGTCCTTACCAGGAAGGAAAAAGTCACAGCAATTTATCAAATATTAAGGAAAATCTAAACCATATTGGTTATGGAACAATCCAAGTGACTAATTATTTTGGTTCTTTCACAACGAAAAAGGTAAAAGCATTCCAAAGAGATCATGGTTTGGTAGTCAACGGCATCATTGATGAAGTGACATTAGCTAAGATTAATAGTCAAGCATCTCCACCATATCGAGAAGGAGATCGTCATCCGGATATTGCATTAATGAAGCGGAATCTCAACTTACTAGGTTTTGATGGTATCCTAGAGTCTGATTACTTTGGGTCCTTTACAAAGAAGAGATTAATAGAATTTCAAAAGAAGTATGGCTTAACGGCTAATGGTGTAGCAGATCAAACTACGCTAAATAAACTAAATGATTTAGTACAATCTCTAGTTACATACACCAATTATGACAAAACATTCAGTAGTTTTGTCGATAGCCTTATGACAAAAACTCCTAAAGCAAATGGAACAGGAACCGTTGCGGCAGGAAGAAATTTAGTAGAATACTATGCTAATCCTTCTAATTTTCCTAGTGATACAAATGCTTATTTGCAATTCTTATTACTTTCACAAAGTGCTAATATCAATGTGAAAGAAATTAATGAAAAAGTATTACAAGGAAAGGGAACATTAGCGGGAACAGCTGAAGCTTTTGCTGAAGCAGGAAGAAGATATAATCTGAATGAGGTATACTTGATTGCACATTCCTTACACGAAACAGGTAACGGTTCTTCCACTTTAGCTCAAGGCCAAAAATATAATGGAGAAACTGTCTACAATATGTTTGGTACAGCTGCATATGATGGCTCAGCTAACTCAAGTGGTGCTAAATACGCTTATGAGCAAGGTTGGTTCTCACCTAAAGAAGCAATCATTGGTGGTGCAAAATTTATTGCAGAACGTTTTGTGAAAAATGGTCAAGATACATTATACAAAATGAAATGGAATCCAGGTAGTACAGGTCCTGGCCATTATGCAACTCATGTTTCATGGGCGATTCATCAAACGTCTCGTATGGCAAATATTTTGAATTCTATTAGTACATTCAATTATGTATATGAAGTACCACAGTTTAGAGATCAACCTGGTTACAGTGGAGCAAATCCTCCACATAACCTAATTGAATATCCAAGTGGTATAAAGGGTACGACTACCGATAGAGTAAACTTTAGAGCTCAACCAAATACAAATAACGGCACCAAAGTTTATGAAACACTTGATAATAATCAAACTATTGATATTATTGGTAAAGATGGTTATGGATGGTATCGAGCTAAAGTAAACGGTAGATCAGGTTGGGTTCATGGTGATTATGTTACAGTGAAAAACCTGATTGAAGTAACAGCTTCAGGATTGAATGTTAGAACATCGCCAAACGGAAGCTTGGTAGGGCAAGTCAATCGAGGTCAGCATTTAGTAGGGATTCTGGATAGTAATGCCCGTCTCATTACAGATAATGAGTGGTACCATATTAAGTATAATGGAGCTAATAGATGGGTAAGTAGTGGATCTAGCGGTCAGTATTTAAAAATAATTAAATAA
- a CDS encoding APC family permease has translation MEKRTTLNRTLKPHWVWAIALGSAIGWGAFVQPVNWMATAGPLGVISGFFIGALLMLLIAVSYGFLIKSFPVSGGEFAYAYISLGRTHAFISGWFLTLGYICIVALNASAFALMFKFVFPKLVERSLLYQVAGWDIFLPEVIVATVILGLFGFFNVRGSSFSGRIQFIFCIVMVTAIVLLTFMVGIQPDAGFSNINPPFPAETTALAAIISIVAIAPWAYVGFDNIPQTAEEFDFSSNKAFKLIVFAILAAAILYSLMIIATAMVRPWESVVADNYIWGTGQVIQDLLGTAGLIVLVVALTMGIFTGLNGFIISSSRLLFAMSRAKIIPQSFSKLHPKYKTPYLGIIFTVIIAMVSPWFGREALLWVVDMSSIGVTIAYFYTCYAAFSLFRMNMGTNFDEKKHIISPGKKVIAILGMIASITFLVLLLFPGSPAFLGIESRIALGAWVLLGLLFYLIKRKDLNKISKEELNYLILGNKEVKIKK, from the coding sequence ATGGAAAAACGTACTACCTTGAATAGAACTTTAAAGCCACATTGGGTTTGGGCCATCGCTCTCGGATCTGCTATTGGTTGGGGAGCATTTGTACAACCTGTCAATTGGATGGCAACCGCAGGACCTTTAGGGGTAATCTCCGGGTTCTTTATTGGCGCCTTATTAATGCTATTAATTGCTGTGAGTTATGGGTTTCTCATTAAAAGCTTCCCTGTATCTGGTGGTGAGTTTGCTTATGCTTATATCAGTCTTGGCAGAACACACGCATTTATCTCTGGCTGGTTTTTAACACTTGGATATATCTGTATTGTAGCTTTAAACGCTTCAGCATTTGCATTAATGTTTAAATTTGTGTTCCCTAAACTGGTCGAAAGAAGCTTACTTTACCAAGTTGCCGGTTGGGATATCTTCTTACCAGAAGTAATTGTTGCCACCGTAATTTTGGGATTATTTGGATTTTTTAATGTTAGAGGAAGTAGTTTCTCAGGGAGAATTCAATTTATTTTTTGTATTGTAATGGTAACAGCCATTGTACTTCTAACTTTTATGGTCGGTATACAACCAGATGCAGGTTTTTCTAATATTAACCCTCCATTTCCAGCAGAAACTACTGCATTAGCGGCTATAATTTCTATTGTAGCTATTGCACCTTGGGCATATGTTGGGTTTGATAATATACCACAAACTGCTGAAGAATTTGATTTTTCTTCTAATAAAGCATTTAAACTAATAGTATTCGCTATATTAGCTGCCGCAATCTTATACAGTCTAATGATAATAGCTACAGCAATGGTTAGACCTTGGGAGTCAGTAGTCGCTGATAATTACATTTGGGGTACAGGGCAAGTTATTCAAGACTTATTAGGTACAGCAGGATTAATTGTACTTGTAGTTGCACTTACAATGGGAATATTTACGGGACTGAATGGTTTTATTATTTCATCAAGTCGTTTGCTATTTGCGATGTCCAGAGCAAAAATTATTCCTCAAAGTTTTTCTAAACTACATCCAAAATACAAAACACCTTATTTGGGAATTATCTTTACCGTAATTATAGCAATGGTGTCACCGTGGTTTGGTCGGGAAGCGTTACTTTGGGTTGTAGATATGTCATCCATCGGGGTAACGATTGCCTATTTCTATACATGCTATGCCGCATTTTCGTTATTCCGCATGAACATGGGAACTAACTTTGATGAGAAAAAACATATTATCTCACCTGGTAAAAAGGTTATTGCCATTCTTGGTATGATTGCTAGTATTACTTTTTTAGTATTACTCTTATTCCCTGGATCACCTGCATTCTTGGGCATAGAATCTAGAATTGCTTTAGGTGCATGGGTTCTGTTAGGTTTATTATTCTATTTAATCAAGAGAAAAGATTTAAATAAAATCTCAAAAGAAGAGCTGAATTATTTAATCTTAGGAAATAAAGAAGTAAAGATAAAAAAATAG
- a CDS encoding ATP-binding protein encodes MGENNRIWFNHLENSIPKSAYGYKLCSYLLALEGWRRGLTLKYVNRKGRPEHIELSNGEKTYIFNYSRPDIIPISAIRVCINKEATKEHLRAKNIPVPEGEFFDSEADDKDILDYSSSIGFPLVIKPFNAGGGIGVISNIRNEQEMADAINNVRHQLGYKEVIVEKYITGEDYRVFVLDGQILGAFHRMPANILGDGKNTIEELIKRKNVERKKSPFIYFKPIKINNALKDYLKKKDMTLETIPAEGKRIFLKNKGDFANGGDPIDITDSLSEKVREVAIGAAQSVPGLIQCAVDLIVDEDKNEVVVNELNSKAQISNHLFPLEGVARDVPKAIIDYYFPETVDTPKATNYYFNFDIVNEGITKGLVEEIKIKPIQKQAVKEVYLLKGDVKTEFENHLKLLARTNFIDGFARHLVSGDMLLVIVGKSAKVNKFMEELIRKNKLNSEQLEISEHRWSGKLQVGFKIQKSKKLREKEKNEKKALNNQE; translated from the coding sequence ATGGGAGAAAATAACAGAATATGGTTTAATCACTTGGAAAATTCCATACCTAAGTCCGCCTATGGCTATAAGTTATGTAGCTATCTTTTAGCGTTAGAAGGATGGAGAAGAGGCTTAACTTTAAAGTATGTTAACAGGAAAGGTCGGCCAGAACACATTGAATTAAGTAATGGGGAGAAAACATATATTTTTAATTATTCACGGCCAGACATCATTCCAATATCAGCTATAAGAGTATGTATAAATAAAGAGGCTACAAAAGAACATTTGAGAGCTAAAAATATACCAGTTCCTGAAGGGGAATTTTTTGATAGCGAAGCTGATGATAAGGATATATTGGATTATAGTAGCTCCATAGGTTTCCCGCTTGTAATTAAACCGTTTAATGCAGGTGGAGGAATAGGGGTAATTTCAAATATCAGAAATGAGCAAGAAATGGCAGATGCTATTAATAATGTGAGACATCAATTGGGATATAAAGAAGTCATAGTTGAGAAATATATAACTGGTGAAGACTATCGAGTCTTTGTGTTAGACGGTCAAATTTTAGGCGCTTTTCACAGAATGCCTGCTAATATTTTAGGTGACGGGAAAAATACTATTGAGGAATTAATTAAGCGTAAAAACGTCGAAAGAAAGAAAAGCCCATTTATCTATTTTAAACCAATCAAAATTAATAACGCATTAAAAGACTATCTGAAAAAAAAGGATATGACCTTAGAAACCATTCCCGCTGAAGGAAAACGTATATTCTTAAAAAATAAAGGTGACTTTGCTAACGGTGGAGATCCAATTGATATTACCGATAGTCTTAGTGAAAAAGTAAGAGAAGTTGCGATAGGAGCTGCACAATCTGTACCGGGATTAATCCAATGTGCAGTAGATTTGATCGTGGATGAGGATAAAAACGAAGTCGTAGTAAACGAACTAAACTCAAAAGCGCAAATTAGTAATCATTTATTCCCGCTAGAGGGCGTTGCAAGAGATGTACCTAAAGCAATAATTGATTACTACTTTCCGGAGACAGTTGATACTCCTAAAGCAACTAATTATTATTTTAATTTTGATATCGTAAACGAGGGAATTACAAAAGGGCTTGTGGAAGAAATTAAAATTAAGCCAATTCAAAAGCAAGCAGTAAAAGAAGTTTATTTACTTAAAGGTGATGTCAAAACAGAATTTGAAAACCATCTAAAGTTATTAGCAAGAACTAATTTTATAGATGGTTTTGCAAGACATCTGGTAAGCGGTGATATGTTACTGGTTATAGTAGGAAAAAGTGCTAAAGTGAATAAATTCATGGAAGAGTTAATAAGAAAAAACAAACTAAATTCAGAACAGCTAGAAATATCGGAACATCGTTGGAGCGGAAAATTACAAGTAGGATTTAAAATCCAGAAAAGTAAAAAGTTAAGAGAAAAAGAGAAGAACGAAAAGAAAGCACTGAATAATCAAGAATGA